In Thermotoga sp. Ku-13t, one genomic interval encodes:
- the iadA gene encoding beta-aspartyl-peptidase: MILLKNAAVYTPEPAGRKDVLIADRIVAIDSDLIVHVPNLNVIDCSSKIAVPGFIDNHVHIIGGGGEGGFRTRTFEISFSDLVRAGITTVIGCLGTDGVSRSLEALYAKAKALEEEGVSSYIYVGSYRVPIVTLTGSVIRDLVLIDKVIGVGEIAISDHRSSQPTLEELKRLAADARIGGMLSGKAGLVNVHVGDGAQMLQPLLEIVKGTEIPITQFLPTHINRNSRLLNSSIEWLSMGGFIDLTTSVSDLLDDELLPWRAFQKFLADGFESQVTFSSDGQGSLPRFDEKGNFVGLGIGKVSTLYEQVKLAVEHGTPLEKALLPITKNVATILKLRSKGSICVGMDADIVLLDQDLSIDTVICGGKILMLNKEQLVKGTFESESSYNCP, from the coding sequence ATGATACTGCTGAAAAATGCCGCAGTGTACACTCCGGAACCGGCTGGCAGAAAAGATGTTCTCATCGCAGACCGCATCGTTGCGATTGACAGCGATCTGATTGTGCACGTACCGAATCTCAATGTGATCGATTGCTCGAGCAAGATTGCCGTTCCAGGGTTCATTGACAATCACGTTCACATCATTGGAGGAGGCGGTGAGGGAGGGTTTAGGACCAGAACTTTTGAGATTTCCTTCTCGGATCTGGTAAGGGCTGGTATCACGACGGTGATCGGTTGTCTCGGAACGGACGGTGTGAGCAGGAGTTTGGAAGCGCTCTACGCCAAAGCGAAGGCTCTGGAAGAGGAAGGTGTCTCCAGCTACATTTACGTTGGTTCTTACCGCGTACCTATTGTAACGCTCACAGGCAGTGTTATAAGGGACTTGGTTTTGATAGACAAAGTCATAGGCGTTGGTGAAATAGCGATCAGTGATCACAGATCCTCGCAGCCTACCCTTGAAGAACTGAAGAGGCTCGCAGCGGATGCCCGAATAGGGGGTATGCTGAGCGGCAAGGCTGGATTAGTCAACGTCCACGTTGGTGATGGTGCCCAGATGCTTCAACCTCTCTTGGAGATTGTAAAGGGAACGGAAATACCCATAACGCAGTTTCTTCCCACTCATATCAACAGGAATTCCAGATTGCTGAATTCCTCGATCGAATGGTTATCGATGGGAGGATTCATCGATTTGACGACGAGTGTGTCGGATCTTCTCGACGACGAGCTACTACCCTGGCGCGCGTTTCAAAAATTCTTGGCGGATGGGTTCGAGTCTCAGGTCACATTCAGTTCCGACGGACAGGGGAGTCTGCCACGTTTCGATGAAAAAGGTAACTTCGTTGGGCTCGGTATCGGCAAAGTCTCAACGCTCTACGAGCAAGTTAAATTGGCTGTGGAACACGGCACCCCGCTTGAGAAAGCCCTGCTGCCGATCACAAAAAACGTAGCAACGATTTTGAAACTCAGAAGCAAAGGCTCAATATGCGTTGGAATGGATGCAGACATCGTCCTTCTGGATCAGGACCTCAGCATAGACACCGTGATCTGTGGTGGAAAAATCCTGATGTTGAACAAAGAACAGCTGGTGAAGGGGACGTTCGAGAGCGAATCGAGTTATAATTGTCCTTGA
- a CDS encoding zinc ribbon domain-containing protein — protein MGGWKKCPQCGERCRNNVRKCPSCGYIFEKKECPDCGAVIDDDIDECPICGWVFSKEVYRDTYEEYEEDFDYEDLEDFHDLSDYEDED, from the coding sequence ATGGGAGGCTGGAAGAAATGTCCACAATGTGGAGAGAGGTGCAGAAACAACGTGAGAAAGTGCCCCTCCTGTGGCTATATCTTCGAGAAAAAGGAATGCCCGGATTGTGGCGCAGTGATCGATGACGACATCGACGAATGCCCAATCTGCGGCTGGGTCTTCTCAAAAGAAGTGTACAGAGATACGTACGAAGAGTACGAAGAAGATTTTGATTACGAAGATCTTGAAGACTTCCACGACCTCTCTGATTACGAAGACGAAGATTGA
- a CDS encoding cold-shock protein: MYNGTVKWFDSKKGYGFITRDNGEDVFVHFSAIKVDGFKTLREGQKVQFEIQQGSKGPQAVNVTPIN; encoded by the coding sequence ATGTACAACGGTACAGTTAAGTGGTTCGACTCAAAGAAAGGCTACGGCTTCATCACCAGAGACAACGGAGAAGACGTCTTCGTACACTTCTCTGCGATCAAGGTGGATGGATTCAAGACGCTCAGAGAAGGCCAGAAGGTTCAGTTCGAGATTCAGCAAGGCAGCAAAGGACCCCAAGCCGTCAATGTGACTCCCATAAACTGA
- the argF gene encoding ornithine carbamoyltransferase yields the protein MAVNLTGRSLLTLLEYTPEEISYLLDLSFQVKRESRAKVVHRRFVGKTLAMIFEKRSTRTRLAFETAFAEEGGHPIFLSIQDIQLGAKESIEDTARVLGRMVDAIMFRGFKQETVEALAKYSGVPVYNGLTDVFHPTQVLADLMTVQEVFGRLKGIKLVFMGDGRNNMANSLMIGCAKMGMHYVICSPKELRPDEKLLKTCLEVAKETGATIQIEEDPEKAVEGADVIYTDVWASMGEEDKQAERERLLRPYQVNEQLMKKTGKSETIFMHCLPAVKGQEVTFEVIEGKQSKVWDEAENRKHTIKALMIATLL from the coding sequence ATGGCGGTGAACCTGACTGGAAGATCCCTACTGACGTTGCTCGAGTACACACCCGAGGAGATAAGCTATTTGCTCGATCTCTCGTTTCAGGTGAAGAGGGAAAGCAGAGCGAAGGTGGTTCACAGAAGGTTCGTCGGGAAGACCCTGGCGATGATATTCGAAAAGAGATCGACTAGGACCAGGCTCGCGTTCGAAACAGCCTTTGCCGAGGAAGGTGGCCATCCCATCTTTCTGTCCATCCAGGATATTCAGCTCGGTGCCAAAGAGTCCATCGAAGACACAGCGAGGGTGCTCGGCAGAATGGTCGACGCGATCATGTTCAGGGGATTCAAACAAGAAACAGTGGAAGCGTTGGCAAAGTACTCGGGTGTACCCGTCTACAACGGCTTGACGGACGTCTTTCACCCGACGCAGGTGCTGGCAGATCTGATGACCGTGCAGGAAGTCTTCGGACGGCTGAAAGGCATCAAACTCGTGTTCATGGGCGATGGGAGGAACAACATGGCCAATTCGCTGATGATAGGTTGCGCCAAGATGGGTATGCACTACGTCATATGCTCTCCGAAAGAGCTGAGACCGGATGAAAAACTACTCAAAACGTGTCTTGAAGTCGCAAAAGAGACGGGTGCGACGATCCAGATAGAAGAAGACCCAGAGAAGGCCGTTGAGGGAGCCGACGTGATTTACACAGACGTTTGGGCTTCCATGGGAGAGGAAGACAAGCAGGCCGAGCGCGAAAGACTGTTGAGGCCATACCAGGTGAACGAACAGCTTATGAAAAAGACGGGCAAAAGTGAGACGATCTTCATGCACTGCTTGCCGGCCGTGAAAGGACAGGAAGTCACGTTCGAGGTCATCGAAGGAAAGCAGAGCAAAGTGTGGGACGAAGCGGAAAACAGAAAGCACACGATAAAGGCGCTCATGATAGCCACCCTGTTATGA
- a CDS encoding nitroreductase family protein: protein MELLEAIRTRRSIRKYDSNKDVPKETIERILELALNAPSAGNRQPWRLHVVRNPSMKKLLCEAAFGQTYIEEAPWVICVVAVPEESAARYGDRGRNLYCIQDTAALITYIMLISREFGLDTCWVGAFDEDRVNEILKLPAGQRCVAMLPIGYAAEPRRDRPRKPLKEILTFHE, encoded by the coding sequence GTGGAACTTTTGGAAGCTATAAGAACTCGAAGGAGCATTCGAAAGTACGATTCGAACAAAGACGTGCCGAAAGAGACCATCGAAAGAATCCTCGAACTGGCTTTGAATGCACCCAGCGCCGGTAACAGACAGCCTTGGAGGCTGCACGTTGTGAGAAATCCATCGATGAAAAAGTTGCTCTGTGAAGCGGCGTTTGGACAAACTTACATCGAGGAAGCCCCCTGGGTGATCTGCGTGGTCGCGGTACCGGAAGAGAGTGCGGCGAGGTACGGCGATAGGGGAAGAAACCTCTACTGTATCCAGGATACCGCCGCTCTGATCACCTACATCATGTTGATCTCCAGAGAATTCGGTCTGGACACGTGCTGGGTCGGTGCTTTCGATGAAGATCGAGTCAACGAAATACTGAAATTGCCTGCCGGTCAGAGATGCGTTGCGATGCTACCGATTGGCTATGCTGCGGAACCGAGAAGAGATAGACCCAGAAAACCGTTGAAAGAGATTCTCACATTTCATGAGTGA
- a CDS encoding adenylosuccinate synthase, protein MNSAVIGLQWGDEGKGKVVTYLSRDYDCVVRYSGGSNAGHTVDYGPFKLVHHLVPSADARLKKGMYIACGVALDLKVLIEEIEQLESFFPQGSEFLRVSKQAHVVVPFYRELDAKIDSARSEPVGTTRRGIGLCYANRALRFGLRLEDFEDEELLEHKLRELARVWDLQIDTKSTLKELIESYRRISHLFIDNVEAFEDLKGKNLLFEGTQGVLLDVDVGTYPYVTSTNCSSTGVQAGFGFSVRLDKIIGVMKAYTTRVGEGPFPTELKGEEGEKIRKLGGEYGATTGRPRRCGWLDFVLLRYAVKVSGCNEVILTKADVLNGFERLAVCVAYEIDGVKVRDVKNLRNIHKAVPVYEEIQGWMDLRSSSFERFVRRIEQELGVRISHVSTGSRVDDMVVL, encoded by the coding sequence TTGAACAGCGCCGTGATTGGACTGCAGTGGGGAGACGAAGGAAAGGGAAAGGTTGTCACGTACCTTTCGAGGGATTACGATTGCGTTGTTCGTTACAGTGGTGGAAGTAACGCGGGCCACACGGTCGACTACGGACCGTTCAAACTCGTGCACCATTTGGTTCCTTCAGCCGATGCGAGGTTGAAAAAAGGTATGTACATCGCGTGCGGCGTCGCGCTCGATCTGAAGGTTCTTATTGAGGAAATAGAGCAACTTGAAAGTTTCTTTCCACAAGGCAGTGAATTTTTGAGAGTGTCCAAACAGGCGCACGTCGTTGTTCCATTCTACAGAGAACTGGATGCGAAGATCGATTCTGCGCGCAGCGAGCCTGTGGGGACAACCCGGAGGGGCATAGGCCTGTGCTACGCGAACAGGGCGTTGCGCTTCGGATTGAGACTTGAAGATTTTGAGGATGAGGAATTGCTGGAACACAAACTCAGGGAGCTGGCGAGGGTTTGGGATCTGCAAATTGATACAAAATCCACGCTGAAAGAGTTGATCGAGAGCTACCGTAGAATCTCGCATTTGTTTATCGACAATGTTGAAGCCTTTGAAGATTTGAAGGGTAAGAACCTCTTGTTTGAAGGCACTCAGGGTGTCCTGCTCGATGTGGATGTGGGAACGTATCCTTACGTGACCTCGACGAACTGTTCGAGTACGGGAGTTCAGGCGGGTTTCGGTTTTTCTGTCAGATTGGATAAAATCATCGGTGTGATGAAGGCCTACACGACAAGGGTTGGTGAGGGACCGTTTCCCACCGAACTGAAAGGTGAAGAAGGCGAGAAGATCAGAAAACTAGGGGGAGAGTACGGTGCTACCACGGGAAGACCGAGAAGGTGTGGCTGGCTGGATTTCGTCCTTCTAAGGTACGCTGTGAAAGTGAGCGGTTGTAACGAGGTGATCCTCACGAAAGCGGACGTGCTCAACGGTTTTGAAAGGCTGGCTGTGTGCGTTGCCTACGAGATCGACGGAGTGAAAGTTCGAGACGTGAAGAATCTGAGGAACATTCACAAAGCCGTGCCTGTCTACGAGGAAATACAAGGCTGGATGGACCTCAGGTCTTCCTCGTTTGAAAGATTCGTGAGGAGGATCGAACAGGAACTCGGCGTCAGAATCTCCCACGTCTCGACAGGTTCAAGGGTCGACGACATGGTTGTTCTGTAA
- the purB gene encoding adenylosuccinate lyase: MVERYALSPMKELWNVEANLRRWLAVELAAMEAYEELGLIPAGMAERARKNAKIDLSLFEKYEQETDHEVIAFIKMATQNMQDESRYFHYGLTSSDVIDTALSLALVESCDVLLEALTKLLKSLWQLANRHRYTITIGRTHGVHAEPTSFGLKVLNWYAEMKRNQERLKIAREQISVGKISGAVGNYANVPPEVEELALKKLGLRPTPISSQIVNRDHHAFFVMVLALIASGVERIATEIRHLQRTEVLEVQEPFKEGQKGSSAMPHKQNPILCERLCGLSRIVRSFVNTALENNNLWHERDISHSSAERYIFPDITQTLYYMLVKANYLIENLVVHERRMKENVDLTHGLVYSEKVMLKLVEKGMKRSEAYDIVQSLALRCWKSKENFKEIVAQNIPLLSKEDLESIFDPNQFLKQVDRIFSRFEGE, encoded by the coding sequence TTGGTCGAGAGGTACGCTCTGTCTCCCATGAAGGAACTGTGGAACGTCGAAGCGAATCTTCGAAGATGGCTCGCGGTGGAACTCGCCGCGATGGAGGCGTACGAAGAGCTCGGTTTGATACCTGCCGGTATGGCTGAGAGGGCAAGGAAAAACGCGAAGATAGACCTTTCTTTGTTCGAGAAGTACGAACAAGAGACGGATCATGAGGTCATCGCGTTCATCAAGATGGCGACACAAAACATGCAGGACGAATCTCGGTATTTCCACTACGGCCTGACGTCATCGGACGTCATAGACACGGCGCTTTCTCTGGCACTCGTGGAAAGCTGCGACGTGTTACTGGAAGCACTCACGAAGCTTTTGAAATCCCTCTGGCAGCTCGCAAACAGGCACAGATACACCATCACGATCGGAAGAACACACGGGGTACACGCAGAACCGACGAGTTTTGGTTTGAAGGTTCTGAACTGGTATGCAGAGATGAAAAGAAACCAGGAAAGGCTGAAGATCGCTAGAGAGCAGATAAGCGTCGGCAAGATCAGTGGCGCGGTTGGAAACTACGCGAACGTTCCACCTGAGGTTGAAGAGCTCGCGCTGAAAAAGCTTGGTTTGAGACCTACCCCGATTTCCAGCCAAATTGTCAACAGGGACCATCACGCATTTTTCGTGATGGTTCTTGCCCTCATTGCGAGTGGTGTAGAAAGGATCGCGACCGAGATAAGACATCTGCAACGAACAGAAGTTTTGGAGGTCCAGGAACCTTTCAAAGAAGGTCAGAAAGGTTCCAGTGCGATGCCACACAAACAGAACCCTATCCTCTGTGAAAGGCTCTGTGGTCTTTCCCGCATCGTGAGGTCTTTCGTTAACACAGCTTTGGAAAACAACAACCTCTGGCACGAGAGGGACATCTCGCATTCTTCTGCAGAGCGTTACATCTTTCCAGACATCACCCAGACACTGTACTACATGCTCGTGAAGGCGAACTATCTGATCGAGAATCTCGTCGTACACGAGCGCAGAATGAAAGAGAACGTGGACCTCACACATGGTCTCGTTTACTCGGAAAAAGTGATGCTCAAGCTCGTGGAGAAAGGTATGAAACGCAGTGAAGCTTACGATATTGTACAGTCCTTGGCGCTCAGGTGCTGGAAATCGAAAGAGAATTTCAAAGAAATCGTGGCGCAGAACATACCTTTGCTCAGCAAAGAAGACCTGGAGTCGATCTTCGATCCGAATCAGTTTCTGAAACAGGTTGATCGGATCTTTTCAAGGTTTGAAGGAGAGTGA
- the argS gene encoding arginine--tRNA ligase produces MHLLRRLIHNLLEDVLKELGLSYHFDVEIPPEGFGDFSTNAALVGARHARCSPMVLAEKIVEKLKNKDVFDSVQIAKPGFINFKLSKKAFIDVLREIIGNEGYPIHRSEPLKVQFEYGSANPTGPFTVGHGRQLVIGDVLCNVFEELGYEVTREMYINDAGRQINLLAKSLWVRYNQLLGVENLQIPEDGYRGEYLIDIARKLLEEVGDVYKNRWDAETEKFFKRYVVDSILNNMKEDLELLECGFNVYFSETSLIEDGTVQKVLEILKEKGFIYEKDGAVWFKVSEFVNDDDKVLIKSDGSYTYFLTDIAYHFNKYMRGFKRVYDIWGSDHHGHIPRMVAAMRALGIQDGFFNVILHQFVTLKRGDEIVRMSTRAGEFVTLRQLVEEVGKDAARYFFAMIDPNTHMIFDLELAKAKSMDNPVYYVQYAHARICSLFEQAKNKSIAFNKGSDLELLGDPAELALIRRLDLFEDALREVEKTLSPNKLTQYLEALAYDFHSFYTKCLILDPDNPRLSNARLNLSYATLMVLKKGLSLLRVSAPERM; encoded by the coding sequence ATGCATTTGCTAAGAAGGTTGATCCATAATCTTTTGGAAGATGTGCTGAAAGAGCTCGGACTGTCTTACCATTTCGACGTCGAAATTCCCCCGGAAGGGTTCGGCGATTTCTCGACGAACGCAGCGCTCGTGGGTGCCAGACACGCAAGGTGTTCTCCCATGGTGCTCGCAGAAAAGATAGTGGAAAAGCTTAAGAACAAAGATGTGTTCGATTCGGTGCAGATTGCAAAGCCCGGGTTCATCAACTTCAAGCTCAGCAAGAAGGCGTTCATCGATGTTCTGAGGGAAATAATAGGCAACGAAGGTTATCCCATTCACAGATCCGAACCTTTGAAAGTTCAGTTCGAGTACGGCAGTGCCAATCCCACTGGTCCTTTCACTGTCGGTCATGGAAGGCAGCTCGTCATAGGAGATGTGCTCTGCAACGTTTTCGAAGAACTTGGATACGAAGTGACAAGAGAGATGTACATAAACGATGCTGGAAGGCAGATAAACTTGCTCGCGAAGTCTCTGTGGGTGCGGTACAACCAGCTGCTCGGCGTAGAGAACCTTCAGATACCCGAGGATGGTTACAGAGGAGAATACCTTATAGATATTGCCAGAAAGCTTCTGGAAGAGGTTGGGGACGTCTACAAAAATCGGTGGGATGCAGAAACGGAAAAGTTCTTCAAGCGCTACGTCGTTGACAGCATATTGAACAACATGAAAGAAGACCTTGAGCTGCTCGAATGCGGCTTCAACGTGTATTTCTCCGAAACGAGTTTGATAGAGGACGGAACCGTTCAGAAAGTCCTTGAAATTCTGAAAGAGAAAGGATTCATCTACGAGAAAGATGGCGCGGTATGGTTTAAGGTCTCCGAGTTCGTCAACGACGATGATAAGGTGCTCATAAAGAGCGATGGGAGTTACACTTACTTTCTGACCGACATCGCCTACCACTTCAACAAGTACATGAGAGGTTTCAAAAGGGTGTACGACATATGGGGTAGCGACCATCACGGTCACATACCAAGGATGGTCGCCGCGATGAGGGCTCTGGGTATTCAGGATGGATTCTTCAACGTGATACTCCACCAGTTCGTGACGCTGAAACGTGGTGACGAGATCGTCCGGATGTCGACACGCGCCGGTGAGTTCGTCACGTTGCGACAGTTAGTCGAAGAGGTTGGAAAAGATGCGGCCCGCTATTTCTTTGCCATGATAGATCCCAACACGCACATGATTTTCGATCTGGAACTCGCAAAGGCAAAGAGTATGGATAATCCAGTTTACTACGTCCAGTATGCGCACGCGAGGATCTGCAGCCTTTTCGAGCAGGCGAAGAACAAATCGATAGCCTTCAACAAAGGCTCTGACCTCGAACTGCTGGGTGACCCTGCGGAATTGGCGCTGATAAGGAGGCTCGATCTGTTCGAAGACGCTCTCAGAGAAGTTGAAAAGACGCTTTCACCCAACAAACTCACACAGTACCTCGAAGCGCTCGCCTACGATTTTCACAGTTTTTACACGAAGTGCCTCATTCTCGATCCAGACAATCCACGCCTGTCCAACGCACGTTTGAACCTATCGTACGCAACCTTGATGGTGTTAAAAAAAGGTCTTTCCCTGTTGAGAGTCAGTGCTCCTGAAAGGATGTGA
- a CDS encoding metallophosphoesterase: MKQIFISDLHIGDGSAKDDFRFDDELIELLEHFEAQPDTELVIVGDGLELLESRAVKDFGLVSFETLVSSLDGKVISDIEKKHPRLFESFRKFSKHHRITYVVGNHDYYLLANQRLKEELVDRLGCEMVPYYYNEEIGLLALHGNQFDLINKFSRGHDGTLVPPLGDYLARYMMFHFDEYLESLVPEEILSDYDNVRPSLDVFHWFERVLEVYDLGVDILELWISTFLKMMQTVEARTWMKENFPHLRCLSKIFLNKWGGITLGSLLIRAVMKLRGARRSDYLFRRAKKLLKEGKIEAQEMIGYTDVEIHLPKLNVVVFGHIHHHAFRIVPVKGQNRFYINCGTWRPVVEKVNGRKKYGFQKKAELFYALVSVPREGDLEITTSVKNKTSKSKFL, from the coding sequence ATGAAACAGATCTTCATCAGCGATCTGCACATAGGTGATGGATCAGCGAAAGATGATTTTCGGTTCGATGATGAGCTGATCGAGCTTTTGGAACACTTCGAAGCCCAGCCGGACACCGAGTTGGTCATAGTGGGGGACGGTCTGGAATTGCTCGAAAGCCGGGCTGTGAAGGATTTTGGCCTGGTCTCTTTCGAGACGCTGGTCTCTTCACTGGATGGAAAGGTGATCTCAGACATAGAAAAGAAGCATCCGAGGCTCTTTGAGAGTTTCAGAAAGTTCTCGAAACACCACAGGATCACGTATGTCGTTGGTAATCACGATTATTATCTTCTCGCGAACCAGAGACTGAAAGAAGAACTGGTGGATAGACTGGGCTGTGAAATGGTGCCTTACTATTACAACGAAGAGATAGGACTCCTTGCCCTTCACGGCAACCAGTTCGATCTCATCAACAAATTTTCCAGAGGCCATGATGGGACACTCGTCCCTCCCCTGGGAGATTATCTGGCCAGATACATGATGTTTCACTTCGACGAGTACCTCGAATCGCTTGTTCCGGAGGAGATACTGTCCGATTACGATAACGTGAGGCCCAGCCTGGATGTGTTTCACTGGTTCGAACGGGTGCTGGAAGTTTACGACCTCGGGGTGGACATCTTGGAGCTCTGGATCAGCACGTTCCTGAAAATGATGCAAACCGTTGAGGCTCGCACGTGGATGAAAGAGAACTTTCCCCACTTGAGATGTCTTTCCAAAATTTTCCTGAACAAATGGGGCGGTATAACACTTGGTTCTTTGCTCATCAGGGCCGTCATGAAGCTCAGAGGCGCACGCCGCAGCGACTATCTTTTCAGGAGGGCGAAGAAACTGCTGAAGGAAGGGAAGATCGAAGCGCAGGAGATGATCGGTTACACTGACGTTGAGATCCATCTGCCAAAACTGAACGTCGTGGTTTTCGGCCACATACACCATCACGCGTTTCGCATCGTGCCGGTCAAAGGACAAAACAGGTTTTACATAAACTGTGGTACCTGGCGGCCCGTGGTGGAAAAAGTCAACGGACGAAAAAAATACGGTTTTCAAAAGAAAGCAGAACTCTTCTATGCGCTTGTCTCGGTTCCAAGAGAAGGAGATTTAGAGATCACGACGAGCGTGAAGAACAAGACCAGCAAGAGCAAATTCCTGTGA
- a CDS encoding methyl-accepting chemotaxis protein, with amino-acid sequence MKSIRSRILFWFLTTTLVFLTILGLFVYFQTRNTVLPLTQEFALQVVHGHARVVSEWLSGRSFELKSIAMGLESMAAVKILQMKDVVSGTLYSIALQLSAKLKERKEVFDTYFVADYREGLLYETDGASVVESSARQREFYKKIIVEKQDSFMGELHVSALTKRPVFIIAHKVVDSLGDVIGVFGATIPLENLSKITSQIAMGEAGYGWIVDGSGLVLAHPEKSMVGQFNVLKSSQAGYKGLEELAAKMVKGEQGFGTVSTPDGRKLFLAFTPIPGTSNWTLGLSIEEQALFSRANRMILMVLVVLIIIVGMIVLVSFIVGQSIARPIKSLAESVQKFGSGDLTVEFSVKTRDETSQIASALRDMAQSLRISLGLTKDSAVELDRFSGQLETVAKESEEVAMKLSEEAEELNKNVQNVSASMQQVGSGVEEVAASAQNVSRSAQQLSERSEKVSKAAKEGEQAVERIIEIVNSAREISNSTVQTVGKLAEDAKNVATVVETINAIAEQTNLLALNAAIEAARAGEAGRGFAVVADEIRKLAEQSKKATGDIASILEKIQQGAREADEKTNETAKAVEEAAVRASEVGGRLKDILAEVESMTTMVESTAASAQEQSAAAQEMASAVDNTTKAMANIAARIERMVESIRKQAQLVVETRQIGDELRQISSKLLESLGKFKL; translated from the coding sequence ATGAAATCCATACGATCGAGGATCCTATTCTGGTTCTTAACAACAACACTGGTATTCCTCACGATTTTAGGTTTGTTTGTTTATTTTCAAACGAGGAATACTGTACTACCACTCACGCAGGAATTTGCGCTGCAGGTCGTCCATGGGCACGCGCGCGTGGTCTCTGAATGGTTGAGTGGCCGTTCGTTCGAGCTCAAATCCATCGCCATGGGTTTGGAAAGCATGGCAGCCGTAAAGATCCTGCAGATGAAAGATGTTGTTTCTGGAACGCTCTACTCAATAGCTCTCCAGTTGTCAGCTAAGTTGAAAGAAAGGAAGGAAGTGTTCGACACCTACTTCGTGGCGGATTACCGCGAGGGTTTGCTCTACGAAACTGACGGTGCTAGCGTTGTCGAATCGAGCGCCAGACAAAGAGAGTTCTACAAAAAGATCATAGTGGAAAAGCAAGACTCATTCATGGGAGAACTGCACGTGTCAGCGCTGACGAAACGTCCTGTTTTCATCATTGCCCACAAAGTCGTTGATTCACTGGGTGATGTCATTGGTGTGTTCGGTGCGACGATTCCTCTGGAAAATTTAAGCAAAATTACGTCACAAATCGCGATGGGCGAAGCAGGTTATGGATGGATCGTCGATGGTAGTGGCCTGGTTCTGGCACATCCTGAAAAGTCCATGGTTGGACAGTTCAACGTTCTGAAAAGTTCACAGGCGGGTTACAAGGGTCTTGAGGAACTGGCGGCAAAGATGGTCAAGGGTGAGCAGGGTTTCGGAACCGTCTCCACGCCGGACGGCAGGAAGTTGTTCCTTGCTTTCACGCCGATTCCAGGTACATCGAACTGGACTCTAGGACTTTCGATAGAAGAACAGGCGCTTTTCTCAAGAGCGAACAGGATGATACTCATGGTACTCGTTGTTCTGATTATCATCGTTGGCATGATCGTGCTAGTCTCCTTCATTGTTGGACAGAGCATAGCCAGGCCCATAAAATCCCTGGCGGAATCCGTTCAGAAGTTTGGTTCCGGTGATTTGACGGTCGAATTTTCTGTCAAAACAAGGGATGAAACTTCACAGATAGCTTCCGCTCTGAGAGACATGGCGCAATCTCTGAGAATTTCCCTCGGCTTGACGAAGGACTCTGCAGTTGAACTTGACAGGTTCTCAGGACAACTCGAAACGGTTGCAAAAGAGAGCGAAGAAGTTGCGATGAAATTAAGCGAAGAGGCGGAGGAACTGAACAAGAACGTCCAAAATGTTTCAGCCTCCATGCAACAGGTTGGCTCGGGAGTGGAAGAGGTCGCGGCGAGTGCACAGAACGTTTCCAGATCGGCACAGCAGCTGAGTGAGAGATCGGAGAAAGTTTCTAAGGCTGCCAAGGAGGGCGAACAGGCCGTTGAAAGAATAATCGAGATCGTGAATTCCGCGAGAGAGATATCGAACTCCACGGTCCAGACTGTAGGTAAACTTGCAGAAGATGCGAAGAACGTTGCCACGGTTGTCGAGACCATAAACGCCATCGCCGAACAGACAAACCTGCTCGCACTGAACGCAGCCATCGAAGCTGCCAGAGCTGGCGAAGCGGGTCGAGGCTTCGCAGTGGTTGCTGACGAGATAAGAAAACTCGCAGAACAGAGCAAGAAGGCGACAGGCGACATAGCCAGCATTCTGGAAAAGATCCAACAAGGTGCAAGGGAAGCCGACGAAAAGACGAACGAGACGGCTAAAGCTGTTGAGGAGGCAGCAGTGCGGGCATCCGAGGTGGGTGGAAGGTTGAAAGATATTCTGGCTGAGGTCGAGTCGATGACCACCATGGTCGAGTCGACCGCTGCCAGTGCACAGGAACAGAGCGCGGCAGCGCAAGAGATGGCCAGTGCTGTTGACAACACGACGAAGGCGATGGCCAACATAGCCGCAAGGATTGAAAGGATGGTAGAAAGCATCAGAAAACAGGCGCAACTGGTTGTGGAGACAAGGCAAATTGGAGATGAATTGAGGCAAATTTCGAGCAAACTTTTGGAATCACTCGGAAAATTCAAACTGTGA